Genomic DNA from Candidatus Thermoplasmatota archaeon:
GCTGCACTATATGAATCTGTCGAATCGCCGGTTAAATATGTATTGTTATCACAGCTAGCAGATGGCGAGCACGTCCAGCATCCAATAAAAAAGGCGACGTTTTCGATACTGGCGCACCCCTGCGTTTCCTCTGCAGCCTGTGCAAATCACATGTATCCCGACTTCTGCAGGACCATGATGTCCTCCGTGCTCAGCTTTTCACCGCTACGGAACTTCTCGAAGATCTCATCGGCCTCCTTCTTGGCCGAAGTATCGTCCTTATCCTTCCGGGCCTTGCGGCCTTTGTCCCTGATACCAGCGATGAGCTTATCGAAGTCGTGGACCTGCCTTATTTGCTCAATGTGCTCCCTGTGCTCCTCGTCCGCGGCAAGCTTGCTCTCTATGAACTTCTCCTGGGCGGCGTCTGCTTCCCTCCTCAGCTCGTCGGCCTCCTCGTAGAGCTTGAGCATCGCGTCATGCTCCACCTGGGCCTTCTCCGCCAGCTCTGAGACCTTCTTGTGGAAGTTCTCGGCGTTGTCCTTTGCCTCTCTGGTCTCCTTCTCAGCGGTCTTCACCTCCGAGAACTGCTCGATCTCCCTCTCCATCCCCTTGATCTTGGCATCGAGCTGCGACATCTCCTTCATGAGCGCCTTCTCCTTGTC
This window encodes:
- a CDS encoding phosphoserine phosphatase; translation: MGDLEDKRGRHNADAERHKRLRDELNDKTKEWAEKRDELNYKVRGLIEEANTRRESRDKLNSEVREAKALRDEWNRKFNDLSDNAMALRREKMPKSGLSIRKFKAELRALEKKHMTSVLSADKEKALMKEMSQLDAKIKGMEREIEQFSEVKTAEKETREAKDNAENFHKKVSELAEKAQVEHDAMLKLYEEADELRREADAAQEKFIESKLAADEEHREHIEQIRQVHDFDKLIAGIRDKGRKARKDKDDTSAKKEADEIFEKFRSGEKLSTEDIMVLQKSGYM